The following nucleotide sequence is from Armatimonadota bacterium.
GGACGCGTGCTTGCTCAGAACGATGCGGCGCACTTCATCCCCGCTCTGGAGACGTACCTGGCCGAGCTGCCCTGGGAGATCCGCTGCGTGCACTGCATCCTGGACAATGGATCCTCGCATATCGCCAAAGCCACGCGCGACTGGGTCGCGGCCCAAGAAGGATTGGTACGCTTGCACTTCACTCCCGCCCACGCATCGTGGCTGAATCAGGCAGAGCTGGCCCTCAGCGCCTTCAGTCGACGCTACCTGCGCAACCGGGTGAGCGAAAGCCGTCAGGAATTGATCACCCATATCTACCGCTCAATAGGCGAGTACAATGCGTTACACGCTCATCCTTTTCGGTGGTCGTTCACGAGGCACGCGATGCATCAATGGTACTGCCGCCGAATTTGGGCGACGGTGCACTAGGATGAAAGGATGAGGAGATCGGGCGACGAGCTGATAGGAGGTAGATGGGTGCCGGTTGCCCCGCCACCGGGCAAGAACCTTACTGGCCCTGCTTCGGGATCAGAGCAGGCCGCGCCGCAGTGCCTGGATCACCGCCTCCAGGCGGCTGTGTGCCTGGAGGGCTACCAGAATCTGCTGGATGTGGTTGCGCACGGTGGCGGGGCTGATCCCCAGCGTACGGGCGATGCTGCGGGTGCTGGACCCGTAGGCCAGGAGCTTGAGGATCGTCGTCTGCCGCGGTGAGAGGACCACCGGCATGACGGCGGCGCGGCCGTCGGGGTCGCCGGAGGAGAGAGCGAGGGCCCCCTGGAGCACCTGCTGCACGAAGGAGCGGCGGTACTGCTCCTCGGTGACGTTCCGCAGGAGGTGGACGACGCAGGGAGCGGCGTTGGGCGGGATGATGGAGGAAACCGCAACCCACAGGGGCGTCCCCCCGCGCCGGTCCACCTGCAGCTCCATCGACCCCAGTGGCTCGTGCCGCTGCATGGCCACCAGGGCCGGGCAGAGGGTGTTGCAGACGGGACGCCCCCTGGCATCGCGTCCGGCGATGACCTGCGCGCAGCTTCGGCCCACCGCCTCGCCGGCCGGGAGACCAAGGAGCTTCTCCGCCCCCTGGTTCCAGGCGATGATCGTGCGCGTGGCGTCTGCGGCGAAGGCGGGATCGCCGGTGCCTTCCACCAGCGCGACGATGTCGTCCGTCGCGCGCATGGGCGTCCTCCTTACTTCGGCTTCGACGTCGGGTCGCCCGGCAGGGTGCCCGCCCTGATCTCGGTGATGTTGTTGAAGCCGTCCTTGTCGGAGTCCAGGGTCTCGATGGCCTTCAGGGCGGCCGCGTCCCGCGTCTTCTTGCTCAGGTAGTCTTTTCCGTAGGGGTTGAGCTCCTTTGTAGGCGGCATCTTGGCGTGGCAGACCAGGCAGCCCGCGCTTGCCAATGCCGTTCCCTCCTTGGGAGCGTAGGTCTCTTTGAAGAGCGTATGGTCCTTGGGCAGGGCCAGCGCCACCGCGGTGGTAAGGATCAGCGCCAAGGCCACCGCTACAGCAGTACCGGTGCGAACCATCGTCGTGCCTCCCTTCTCCTGGCGTCTCACCCGCCCGAGCCTGGCGGTCCCTCAGCCTGCCGGGCTGGCGATGCTTCCCCCTCCCCATCGTTGCGGGGCCGTGCTGTCGCCGGCGCGGGAGCGGTCAGCTCCAGCAGCCAGCGCTTGTAGCGGGCGCGCTGTCGCCGGTAGGCGGCCTCGTCGATACCGCCCGCCTGGTACAGGTCGTCCAGCGCAGCGATCGCGTCGATCAGCTCCTCCCTGTGTAGCGGCGGCTGCCGGCCGGGCCAACGACTGCCCCGTCGGACGAAGGGGTAGACCAGCGCGGCCGCGGCCACCCCGGCGAAGGCGGCGACGAGCAGGCGGCGGCTCGCGCTCCGCGGCGCCGGCAGGTCGGAGAGGACCAGAGAGATCGATGTTCCCGGGGCCAGCGAGCGGGCGGAGAAGCGGGAGAAGGTCCCCTGCTCGGTCCTCACCGGGGCCTGCACGGCCAGCGGCGCAGCAGCGGTCAGCCGGGCCGCCGGGTCGCCGAAGACCTCCACCAGGTCCGTGGGATAGTCCAGCGTGCGCACCACGGTGGCCCCGCCGCCCCTGGAGGGGACGGTGTAGCTGAACCCGATCTCCCGCGCCCCCGGCTTCACGTCCATGGTGTCCACGAAGCCCCCGGGCGTTGGGAAAACGCAGCACTCCATCAGGCCTTCCAGGTACGAGACCTCCGCGGCACCGTGGGGCAGGCGGAAGCGCAACGTCTCCCGCTTACCGTCCTGCCGCACAGTGGCCCCGATGTAGGTGCGGTCCGTGGGGTTGACGAAGACGAGGAGCTCGGTCACCCGCACCAGGCCCTCCCCGGGCTCAACGATCACGTGGTGCACGTTCACCCGGATGATCGAGGAGTCGGTCGTCGGCTCATAGACCCGCAGCGTCACCTCCCTGGCGCGTTCTCCTGCCTTGAACCTGACAGGGAGGCTGTCGTAGTCGCCCCCGCGGTACTTCACGTTGACCATGTAGGTGCGGGCCGGATCGGCGGCCACGGTGAAGGTGAATCTGCCGCCGGCATCGGTGGTGGCGGTCGCCCTGTCCACCTCAGCACTGCCGGAGTAGGTGGTCAGGGTGACGGTCTGACCGGCTAGGGGTGTGACCTTTCCCCCCGTCATGCTCTGCACCCGGCCGCTGATGGTGCCGGGGGGCGGGGCGGCGGTGGCGAACCCGGCGGCCGCCTGCAGCGTCAGGCCGGCCAGCACCAGCACAGCCAGGGCGCCCGGCAATGCGGTCGGCGCGCCCCCGGCCATAGGGAGCGCCATCCGTTTCACCGTGGCACCTCCACGCCCACCGGCGCCCCGCAGGTGGGGCAGTAGCGGGCCTCCTGTGGCAGGCTTCCTCCGCAGGAGGCGCAGGGCCGGGTGCGGCGCCGCGCCGCGATCTGTGCCTCCAACAGCGCCTCCGCGTCGGGCTCACCGCCCCTGGTGGGGGAGACGGCGGCCCTGGTGATGGCCTGCAGCGCTCTGGCCTCGTAGCGGGCCCGCAGGAGGGCGTAGTCCTCGGGCGAGATCTTGCCCGTGGCGTAGTCAAACTCCAGTTCCCTGATGGCGGCCAGGGCCAGCTCCTTCTCCCGGCTGCCGTCGGCGGGGAGAGGGGGCGGTTCCTCCTCCGCCTCCGTCGCGCGCAGCAGCGGCCAGAGGATAAGCGCCGCAGTGGCGCCAACGAGCAGGACCATGACCATTAGGTCCATCAGCGGGCCTCAGACATCGAACTTGCGCAGCTCCTCGTCCAGCAGCCGGCGCTCCTCGGGGGTCAGCGACGAGGGTGGCGCCGCCTGCGGGGCCGGCCGCCGCGTCCAGGACGCTCCAAGAAGCAGGATGACCACAGCGCCGGCCAGCAGGGCGGCGTAGGGACCCCACCAGGCCACCAGGTTGAGTCCGCGCCGCGGCGGGGCGGCCAGTACGGCCTCGCCATACTGTGCCACCAGGACGTCCGTGATCTCCGCGGGGGTCTTCCCGGCCTCCACCAGGCGGCGGATCTCCGCCAGCATCCTGTCCCGCGGGCCGCAGACCGGGTGGGTGCAGGAGGCCAGGGTGAGGCCGCAGCCGCACTGGCACATGAACTGTGTGGCCAGCTGGTTCACCACGGCCTGGACGGTCTCCCCGGCGGCATGGGCGTGCGCCGGCTGCAGCAGGACCAGGACCGCTACCCCGCCCAGCCAGACGAGCAGACTCAGCGCCGCCGGTCTCATCCCTTGCTTCCTACAGGCAATGCGCCTCAGTGTTCATGTCTCGGGTTCCTGTGGCCCATGTTCGGGTTCATGCCTCCGCCCCCACCAGGTAGCGCGCCCGGGCGCGCAGCGCCTCCCGCCGCTCCGGCCAGAAGGCGACGACCGTGCCCAGCGACAGCAGCGCGCCGCCGATCCACATCCACATCATCAGAGGGTTGACGATCACGCGGAAGCTGGCGCTGCCGTCCTCGCCGATGCCGGCCAGGATGACGTAGAGGTCCTCCAGCAGGGTCGAGCGGATGGCCACCTCGGTCATGGGCTGCTCCTCGTGGCCGCGGTGGATATTGCGCTGCGGGTTGAGCACGCCCACCGGCTCGTTCCCGTTGAAGACGGTCAGCGTGGCCGCGGTCACCAGGGCGCCGGGCGTGGGGTACTGGCTCAGGCCCTCGTAGCGCAGGGTGTACTGGTTGATGGCCACGGTCTGCCCCTGGCGCAGCACCGCCTCACGCTCGGTGCGAAACGCCCCTCCGGCCATCCCGGCGAAGAGCAGAATCACTCCCAGGTGCACGATGTAGCCGCCGTAGCGACGGCGGTTGCGCAGCACCAGCCTGCCCAGGGCCAGGGGGTAGGGCTCGCCGTGAGCGCGCCGCACCATGGCCCCGCGGTGGAAGTCCAGCACGATGGTGGCGGTGACGAAGACGGACAGGGCAAAGGCCGCCAGGGCCACTGGCTGGCTCACCCCGCGCAGGAGCAGGAGGATGGCCGCCAGCAGGCCCAGCGCTCCCGGCAGGAGGAAGTTGCGACGGAGGTTGGCCGCGGAGGCCTTGCGCCAGGCCAGCAGAGGACACAGCCCCATAACCAGGAGAAGGGCCAGGCCGATGGGGACGTTCACCTGGTTGAAGAAGGGCGCCCCCACGCTGATCTTCACGCCGCGCACCGCCTCGGAGACCAGGGGGAAGATTGTCCCCAGGAAGACGGAGAAGGCTGCGCCCACCAGGATCAGGTTGTTGAACAGGAAGCTGGCCTCGCGTGACAGCAGCGAGTCCAGGTCCCCCGCCGACCGCAGCCAGGGCAGCCGCGCGGCCAGCAGGGTGAAGGAGACGATCAGGACCAGGGCGATGAAGGCGAAGAACAGCGGCCCCAGGGAGCTGAGGGCGAAGGAGTGCACCGAGGAGAGGACACCGCTGCGGGTGAGGAACGTGCCGAAGATGGCCAGGGCGAATGTGAGGATGATCAGGACCAGGTTCCAGACCTTCAGCATGTCCCGCTTCTCCTGGATCATTACCGAGTGCAGGAAGGCCGTGCCCGTCAGCCAGGGCATCAGGCTGGCATTCTCCACGGGGTCCCAGGCCCAGTAGCCGCCCCAGCCCAGCTCCACGTAGGCCCACTGCATTCCGAAGAGGATGCCCAGGGAGAGGAAGAACCAGGAGGCCAGGGTCCAGCGCCGGGTGGCCCGGATCCACTCGTCGTCCAACCGCCTGGTGGCCATGGCGGCTATGGCGAAGGCAAAGGGGATGGTGAACCCCACGTATCCCAGGTACTGCGTCGGGGGGTGGAAGAACATCCCCGGGTTCTGCAGCAGGGGATTGAGCCCCTGGCCGTCCGGCGGGGGGAAGGGAAGGCGGGCGAAGGGACTGCTCACCAGGGCCAGCAGCAGGGTGAAGAAGGAGGAGGTGCCCATCACCGTGGCGATGACGTAGGGCATCAGCTCCCGATAGGCTCCCTGGCGCCAGACGACCAGGGTCCCGAAGCCTGCCAGCAGCCAGGCCCAGAACAGCAGCGAGCCCGCCTGCCCGGCCCACCAGGCCGAGACCGTATACCAGAACCCCAGGTCGCGACTGGTGTACGAGGCCACATAGGCGTTACCGAAGTCTCGGGTCACCAGTTGCCACAGGAGGACCGCGGAAGCCACGGTCAGCAGGAGGAAGAGAGCGTATGTGGCGTTGCGAGCGCTGTGCTGCAGGTCGGCGCGGCGCAGCCCCGCGCCCAGCAGGGCCGCCACCAGACCGTAGGCGGAGACCAGGGCCGCCAGTGCAACGGAAAGATTGCCTATTTCGCTCACCGCGCTCCTCGTTTCTATCCCCGCGGCACCTGGCCCGGGCCAAGACTCCTGCCTCCCGGCTTGGCCTCAAACTTGGACGGGCACTTGGCGAACAGGCGAACAGCGGTGAAGCTCTCCCCGTCGTAGGTCCCCTCCAGCACCACCTCCGCGCCTGGCTTGAAGGTGTCCGGCACCACCCCCCGGTAGGCCACCGGAATCCGCCGCCTACCGTCGGTGATGGTGAAGGCCAGCCGGCCGCTCATCTGGTCCCAGGCGACCCCGGGGAGGACCCTGCCGTTCAGGCGGACGCTGGCGCCGCGCAGCGCCGCGCCGCGGTCCAGCAGCTCTCCCACGGTCAGGTAGTAGCTCATGCTGCTGCGGGCTCCGGTGAAGGCCAGGTACCCGGCCCCCAGTACGAAGACGGCGACGGCCAGGGCGAACTTCTTCCTGGCACGGCTCATGGCATCACCCTCCCGCCGTCCTGCTCACGCCCGGCGGGCCTGCTGCAGCGCCCGGACCTCGGCCTCCAGCGCCCGGCTGATGCCCAGCAGCCGCAGGACGTAGAGGAACAGGCCCGCCCAGACCAGGGCGAACCCAATGAACATGGCCACCAGGGGAGTCATGACGGCACCTCCTGCCCTCCGGCGGCCCACCGGGGTGCAGCCAGCCGGAGCTCGTCATCCTTGAGTTCTGCCAGCACGTCGGCTGTCGCCATCTGCCGGCGGCGCACTGAGAAGAGGGCGACATAGAGCACGGTAAACGCAGCCACGTTCACTAGCAGCGCCTGCAGCATCGCCGGGTGTAGTCCGGAGCCGAAGCCCTCTGGCCGCACCACCACCGGCAGCGGGTGGAGGGAGCGCCACCAGACCACCGAGAGGTGGATCAGCGGGATGTCCAGGAACCCGATCACCCCCAGCACCGCAGCGAAGCGCGAGGCCTGCCCACCTGCGCCGCCGTAGGCGCGGACCATCAGCGCCACCACGTAGATCAGCCAGAGCATGAACGTGGTGGTGAGACGCGGGTCCCAGGACCACCAGGTGCCCCAGGCATAGCGTCCCCACACCGAGCCACTGAGGATAGCGAGGGTGGTGAAGACGACCCCCACCTCGGTGCTGGCCCAGGCGGCGAGGTCGTACCGCCGGCGGCGCGTGAACAGGTATCCCAGACTGGCAGCGAAGACCACGGCGAATGCCAGGAAGGCCACCCAGGCTGCGGGGACGTGGACGTAGAAGATGCGCTGGGCGTTGCCCATGGTAGCCTCTTCCGGGGCGTAGAGCAGAGCGGCGAACTGGCCACCCACCGCCAGGGCCAGCCCCAGCCAGGTGAGCGCCGCCACCCTATCCGGCCTGATTCTCACTGGCCTCTCCCATTCCCGGGTCGTCGCCACGCCGCTCACTCCTCCAGGAGGAACTCAAAGACCAGGTAGCCCAGCACCAGGAATATCAGGTCGAAAGCTCCAAGGATGCGCAATCCGGGCAGCACCGCGCGCAGGGGCCAGCCAGCCAGGATCCCCGCCGTGGCCTTCACTCCGGCGATGAGCACGGGGGAGGCGATGGGGAACAGCAGCACCGGGAGCAGCACCTCCCGGATGCGTGTGTGCACCGACATGGCCGAAAAGATCGTCCCCACCGCCACCAGCCCCACGCCCCCCAGCAGGAGGACGGCTGCCAGAGGCAGCAGCCGGGAGCCCAGGGCGATGCCCGAGAGTGCCGCCATCGCCGGGAGGATCAGGGCCGCCACCAGAAGCAGAAAGAGCAGGTTGGCCGCCGCCTTCCCCAGGTAGATAAGGCTGCGCTCCACCGGGAAGAGGCGCAGCGCCTCCAGGCACTGCTGCTCGCGCTCCAGCACAAACGAGCGCGACAGGCCCAGGGTGGCGGCGAAGGCCAGCGTCACCCAGAGCATCCCCGGCAGCAGGGCCGCCGCCTGGGCCGGCGAGGGAGAGAAGGCGAAGTTGAAGACCACCGCTGCCAGGAGGGCAAAGACCACCATCCCCGTGAGGATCTCCTTGGTGCGCAGCTCCAGGAGGAGGTCCTTCCAGACGAGCAGGCGCACAGCGCTCAGTGCACCCATGCTCCGCTCCTTACCACCTGGGTGTAGAGCTGGCCCACGGCACGCCAGTCGTCCAGCCCCTCCCGGCCCTCATAGGCCACCGCCCCGTCCACCAGGATGACCATGCGGTCGGCCAAGGGGAGTCCCTGTTCGATGCTGTGGGTGGTCAGGACGATGGTGCGGTCGCCGCGCAGCCGTTCCAGCAGCCCGCTGAAGATCTCAGCGGCGTGCCGGTCCAGCCCAGTGTAGGGCTCGTCCAGCAGCAGCAACGGCGGGTCGTGCACCAGGGCACGGGCGATGGTTAGCCGCTGCAGCATGCCGCGGCTGAAGGTGCGCACCAGATCATAACGGCGAGAACCCAGCCCCACAGTCTCCAGCATCGCGGCGGCCCGCGCCGCTGCGTCCGGCACCCCGTACATCCGTGCGGTAAACACCAGGTTCTCCAGGGCGGTCAGGCCCGTGTAGAGGTAGCTGTGGTGGGAGACCAGACCGATCAGCCGGCGGAGACTGTCGTCCCCCTGCGGGTTGCGGCCGAAAAGGCGCAGGGTGCCGGCGCTTGGCCGCATCAGGGTGGCCAGGATCTTGATCAGCGTGGTCTTTCCGGCCCCGTTTGGGCCGAAAATGACCAGGGACTCGCCCGCCGGGACGTCCAGGGTCACCTGCCGCAGTGCCCGCACCGGGCCAAACGCCTTCTCCAGGTCTCTGGTCTCGATCGCCTGCACCGGTCACCGAGCGCGCAATGCGCGCTTCCCCGATTCCTGCGCCCAGTCTATGTGGCGGTGGAAAGCGCCGCTATCAGGTAGGGGGCGGATTCTGCCTCCTGTGCCCGGCCTATATGGCTCTGGTCTGCACAGGAGCGGTAAAGATGCGGGGTTCTGAGGGCTGGAGGGCCCGATTACGTCAGCACATTGGAGGCTGGTGAGAATTGTTACGGGGTAGTGCAGGTGCTTCAGGGGCTATGAGCTCCGGTCCGTCAACAGGCCCATCCCTGGGCAACTGTGCCTCCGCGCAAGTGCCCAACAGACCGCGTGGCGCTGGACCGTACCAGCCGAGCGCAGTGGATAATCGGGCTTTGGCCTGATGTTGGGCTAGGCTTGAGGACCTAGTTCATTCCTCCAGGTGTTAGGTACGGCTGGTTCATGACAGGACATACTCGGTCGCCTATGGTGCAATTGGGTCGCTGGTGCCTGGTGTGCTTACTGGTGGACCGTCGGGCGCCGGGGCTACCGTGAGAGATTCGCCCTGGATGCTTTGAAGCAGGGAAGGGAGATGGACGAATTAAGTGCACGGCCACAGCGCATCCGGCGCCGGAGGTTCCTCGACTACTCGTTCGGCGCTGCTCTGGCGGCACTGGCCGGGACTGTACTCTACCCGGTCATCAATTACCTGATCCCACCGAAGACCAAGGAGATCACCCATCAGGCGGTGGTGGCGGGGAAAGCGGGTGAGCTCCCTTCCAACTCCGGGAAGATCTTCGCCTTCGAAGGGAGACCGGCCATCGTGCTGCGCACACCCGATGGAGAGGTGCGGGCCTTCACCGCTGTGTGCACTCACCTGGCCTGCAACGTGCAGTACCGCCCGGACCTGCAGCACATCTGGTGCGCCTGCCACGACGGCCACTACGACCTCCACGGGCAAGTCCTCTCCGGCCCGCCGCCCCGGCCGCTGGTGGAATATAAGGTCACCCTCAAAGGAGAAGACATCATCGTCAGCAGAACCTAGCCATGGGCGTGCGGGACTGGCTGAACGAACGCCTGCGGTACGAAGCTGCCCAGGCGTTCCTGGAGAAGAAGGCTGTTCCCGTCCACCGCTACGCTGTCACCTACTACACGGGGGGTGTCACCCTTTTCTTCTTCGTGGTCCAGGTGCTCACCGGGTTGCTCCTGCTCATGTACTACCGGCCCGCCTCCGACGCTGCCTTCGAGAGCGTGCGCCTGATCATCGCCAAGGTGCGTTTCGGCTGGCTCGTCCGCAATATCCACGTCTGGTCCGCCAACGCTATGGTGGGAGCGGCAGTGCTCCACCTGGCAGCCACTTTCTTCAGCCGCGCCTACCGGAAGCCGAGGGAACTGACCTGGGTCTCCGGTGTCCTCCTCCTGGGCGTTACCCTGGCGTTTGCCTTCACCGGGTACCTGTTGCCGTGGAACACCCTGGCTTACTTTGCCACGAAGGTGGGGACGGAGATCGCGGGTGACGTCCCGGTCATCGGCCGGGCGCTCATGGTCCTGCTGCGGGGGGGCGAGGACATCACCGCAGCCACCCTCATTCGCTTCTTCGGCATCCACGTGGCCATCCTGCCCGCGCTGGCCACAGTGCTGCTCGGCCTGCACCTGACGCTGGTGCAGATACACGGGATGAGCCGGCCGATCTCCGTGCGCGTGCGTGGCGAGGAGCGCTTCTACCCCGAGTTCATGCTGCGAGACTTCATCGTCTGGGTGGTGCTGCTGGGCGGCCTGGCTGTGGTGGCCACGCTGTGGCCCTGGCCACTGGGGGAGAAGGCGGACCCGCTGGCCCCGGCTCCTGCGGGTCTGCGGCCGGAGTGGTACTTCCTGTTCATGTACCAGACCCTGCGCATGATCCCCGGCCGCATCGCCGGCCTGGAGGGCGAGGCTGTGGGCGTCACCCTCTTCGCGCTGACCGGCCTCGCGCTGCTGCTGGTCCCCTTCCTCGACTGCTGGGCGCAGCGGGAGCACAAACACCCGCTGTTCCCCGCCCTGGGGGCGGCCGCCTTCGCCTTCGTCCTGCTGATGACGGCGCTGGCCCTGGTCGCCGGGATGTGAGGCTATGAGGCCAGGGGCGCTCCTGCGCGTCCTCCTGGTGGCCACAGCCGGGCTCGGCATCTGGGCAGGATGGGCGCTGCTGCCCGGCTCATCGGTCCAGGCGGCCCAGACGGCTGACTCCTGCACCAACTGTCATCAGAACCTCGCCGGGAAGCTGGCGGCCCCAGCGGAGGGGATGAGCGAAGACGTGCACGGTCGTGCGGAACTGCGCTGCGCGGGGTGCCATGGGGGCGACCCCGCCCGCAGCGGCATGGACGCCCACGACCCCGCCGCCGGATTCAGGGGCGTGCCCCAGCGACGGCAGGTTCCGCAGCAGTGCGCGCGCTGCCATGAGGATCCGACATTCATGCGGCGCTTCAATCCTTCGCTGCCCACCGACCAGTTCGCCCGCTACCTGACCAGCGAACACGGGAAGCACCTGGCCGCAGGCGACGGCAACGTGGCTGTGTGCACCTCCTGCCACGGCGTCCACCCGGTGCGTGCCGTGAGCGATGCGCGCTCCCCTGTCTTCCCCACCAACGTGCCCAGTACATGCGCCCGCTGCCACGCCGACGTTGCCCTGATGAAGCCCTATGGAATCCCCACCAGCCAGTTCGCCGAGTACCGGGAAAGCGTGCACGGGCAGGCACTACTTCGGCGGGGCAACCGCCAGTCCCCGGCGTGCAACGACTGTCACGGCAACCACGGTGCCGCACCCCCAGGCGTTGAGTCCGTGGCCAACGTCTGTGCCCAGTGCCACCGCGCCACGCGGGACCTTTTCGTGCGCAGCCCGCACAAGAGGGCGTTTGACACCCTGGGGATGGCGGAGTGCACCGTCTGCCACGGGACACACAACATCTCCTTTCCCACGGACGTGATGCTGGGTCAGGAGCAGGGGTCGGTGTGCCTGCGGTGCCACCCCGGCGGAACCGCAGGCCTGCGGGCTGCTGCAGAGATGCGGGCGACCCTGGAAGAAGTGAAGGCCGCCATCGCGCAGGCTGAGGCCATCCTGAAACGCGCGGCCGGCGCCGGGATGGACGTGGGCGACGCCAGGATCGACCTGGACGAGGCCACGTCGCAGCTGATCCGGGCCCGGGCCGTGACCCACACCACAAGCCCGCCCGAGGTGCGGCGGGTGACTGCGGTCGGCCTCACTGCCGCCGGCCGGGCACGCGCCGTGGGCGAAGCGGCCCTGGCCGAGATGGGATTCCGCCGCCGCGGCCTCGGCGTCTCTGTGGCCATCATCGCCTTTGTGGCAATCCTGCTCTGGCTGAAGCTGCGGGAGCTGAAGCATACGCCAGCATCCAGGTGACCAAAGCGCTGGCCATAGAGCTCGTGGTCTCAGGCAGGTCCCCCGCCCCGCATCGGGCGGTCGCCCGATACCTTTGCCGCGGTTTTGGCCTATAGGCTATAGCTAAAGCGAAGGTGTCCCGTATGAGCCTACGCAGGCGGATCATGCTGCTGGTGACGGTCGGGCTGATCGCCGCCACCGCCCCGCTGGGGGTAATGGGTATCGGCATGCTCCGCGCATCCACCGACCGTATCCTGGAGGAGCGGCTGGCCGTGGCCAGGTCCACGGCCGGCCACCTGGACGACCGCCTCACCCAGGAGCTGCGGCAGCTCCACCAGCTTGGCCGCCGGGTTGGCCCCCTGCTGGCTGACGGGGATCTGGACGGAGTGCGCCGCGTCCTCACCTCCGCTGCGCCCGCCCTGGACCTCTTCTCCGGTGCGGTGTTCCTGGCTGACCGCCGAGGCGCGCTTGCCGCCAGTGAGCCCCCGGGTAGACAATGGGCGGCGATGCCGGCGGCTGCGCCAGGCGCGGTGCGGCAGGCGCTGGAGCGTGGCCGTCCCGGGATCAGCGGGCCGGTGCGGACTGCGGAGGGAACCCCTGCGGTCATCGTCACCATCCCCGTCCTCGGGCCGTCCGGCACTGCTGCCGGCGTGATCGGAGGGCTCATCCTCCTCCCCAGCCCCGTGCTGCAGGCGTTTGTCGAGAGGTTGGCGGTGGGCGCGACCGGGCACGCTGCAGTGGTCAGCGAGGACGGGGTGGTCCTGGCCAGCAGCGAACCTGAGGAGATATCCACCCGGGGCGAGCACCCCGAGTTCGTCTCCCGTATGATCTCCACACGCCGTGCCGGAGTAAGCTTGGCCGAGGGGACGGATCCGGCGGGACGGCCGGAGCGCCACGTCATGGCTTTCGCCCCGCTTTCCGCAGCTCCCTGGGGCCTCATGGTGGGCCAGGACGAGGCGGAGACCTACGGCCCCATCCGCCGGCTGCGCGACCGGGTGGTCCTCTTCGGCCTGGCCGTGCTCGCCGCCGCCCTCCTCTTTGCCTGGCTGGACACGGGAGCGGTGGCTTCCCCCCTGCGGGCGCTGAAGGAGGCGGCGGAGCAGATCGCCGGCGGGGACCTGGGGCGGGAGATCGCGGTGCGTCGCAGTGACGAGGTAGGGGCGCTGGCGGACAGCTTCGAGACCATGCGGCAGCGGTTGCTCGCTTCCCTGGAGGAGATCCGCCGCCGGGCCCGCGCCTCACAGTCCCTCTACGAGACCGGGAAGGACGTGCTCAGCCTGCAGGACCGGGAGGCTGTTTTGCGGTCGATCGTACACCGGGCCGCCGCGTTGCTGGCGGTGGACGTGGCGGTCCTCTGCCTGGCGGACGAGGGGGGAGCGGCGCGCGTCGGCGCCCTGGCCGGTCCCGCGGACGCCACCTCTGCAGGGCCGCACGCGTTTCCCCTGCACGAAGGAGAGGGAGGGACGGCCTGCCTGAACTGCACCGTGCTGAAACCCCGCTACCGGGCCTCCCACCTGGCAGCACCCCTGACCATCGGCGGGCGCGCGGTGGGCGCCCTGTGCGTTGGGGCGCGGGGAGTTCGGGAGTTCTCGCTGGAGGAGCGGGAGCTGCTCTCCGGGCTGGCCAACCTGGCGGCGATTGCCGTGGAGAACGCCCGTCTCCAGGAGCGGGTGCAGTCCCTGGCGGTGCTGGAGGAGCGGGAGCGCATCGCCCGGGAGATCCACGACAGCGTGGGTCAGGTGCTGGGCTACGTCAACACCAAGGCGCAGGCAGTGAAGGTCCTGCTGGAAGCGGGGAGGAGTACAGAGGCGCAGGCCCAGCT
It contains:
- a CDS encoding ABC transporter ATP-binding protein, with product MQAIETRDLEKAFGPVRALRQVTLDVPAGESLVIFGPNGAGKTTLIKILATLMRPSAGTLRLFGRNPQGDDSLRRLIGLVSHHSYLYTGLTALENLVFTARMYGVPDAAARAAAMLETVGLGSRRYDLVRTFSRGMLQRLTIARALVHDPPLLLLDEPYTGLDRHAAEIFSGLLERLRGDRTIVLTTHSIEQGLPLADRMVILVDGAVAYEGREGLDDWRAVGQLYTQVVRSGAWVH
- a CDS encoding Rieske (2Fe-2S) protein — encoded protein: MDELSARPQRIRRRRFLDYSFGAALAALAGTVLYPVINYLIPPKTKEITHQAVVAGKAGELPSNSGKIFAFEGRPAIVLRTPDGEVRAFTAVCTHLACNVQYRPDLQHIWCACHDGHYDLHGQVLSGPPPRPLVEYKVTLKGEDIIVSRT
- a CDS encoding cytochrome bc complex cytochrome b subunit, which gives rise to MGVRDWLNERLRYEAAQAFLEKKAVPVHRYAVTYYTGGVTLFFFVVQVLTGLLLLMYYRPASDAAFESVRLIIAKVRFGWLVRNIHVWSANAMVGAAVLHLAATFFSRAYRKPRELTWVSGVLLLGVTLAFAFTGYLLPWNTLAYFATKVGTEIAGDVPVIGRALMVLLRGGEDITAATLIRFFGIHVAILPALATVLLGLHLTLVQIHGMSRPISVRVRGEERFYPEFMLRDFIVWVVLLGGLAVVATLWPWPLGEKADPLAPAPAGLRPEWYFLFMYQTLRMIPGRIAGLEGEAVGVTLFALTGLALLLVPFLDCWAQREHKHPLFPALGAAAFAFVLLMTALALVAGM
- a CDS encoding cytochrome c3 family protein, translating into MRPGALLRVLLVATAGLGIWAGWALLPGSSVQAAQTADSCTNCHQNLAGKLAAPAEGMSEDVHGRAELRCAGCHGGDPARSGMDAHDPAAGFRGVPQRRQVPQQCARCHEDPTFMRRFNPSLPTDQFARYLTSEHGKHLAAGDGNVAVCTSCHGVHPVRAVSDARSPVFPTNVPSTCARCHADVALMKPYGIPTSQFAEYRESVHGQALLRRGNRQSPACNDCHGNHGAAPPGVESVANVCAQCHRATRDLFVRSPHKRAFDTLGMAECTVCHGTHNISFPTDVMLGQEQGSVCLRCHPGGTAGLRAAAEMRATLEEVKAAIAQAEAILKRAAGAGMDVGDARIDLDEATSQLIRARAVTHTTSPPEVRRVTAVGLTAAGRARAVGEAALAEMGFRRRGLGVSVAIIAFVAILLWLKLRELKHTPASR
- a CDS encoding histidine kinase, with the translated sequence MSLRRRIMLLVTVGLIAATAPLGVMGIGMLRASTDRILEERLAVARSTAGHLDDRLTQELRQLHQLGRRVGPLLADGDLDGVRRVLTSAAPALDLFSGAVFLADRRGALAASEPPGRQWAAMPAAAPGAVRQALERGRPGISGPVRTAEGTPAVIVTIPVLGPSGTAAGVIGGLILLPSPVLQAFVERLAVGATGHAAVVSEDGVVLASSEPEEISTRGEHPEFVSRMISTRRAGVSLAEGTDPAGRPERHVMAFAPLSAAPWGLMVGQDEAETYGPIRRLRDRVVLFGLAVLAAALLFAWLDTGAVASPLRALKEAAEQIAGGDLGREIAVRRSDEVGALADSFETMRQRLLASLEEIRRRARASQSLYETGKDVLSLQDREAVLRSIVHRAAALLAVDVAVLCLADEGGAARVGALAGPADATSAGPHAFPLHEGEGGTACLNCTVLKPRYRASHLAAPLTIGGRAVGALCVGARGVREFSLEERELLSGLANLAAIAVENARLQERVQSLAVLEERERIAREIHDSVGQVLGYVNTKAQAVKVLLEAGRSTEAQAQLAQLEQAAREVYADLREAILGLRADTGPQRRLVPVLREYVRRYSELSGVQTELVTEGDPALYVFSPTTELHLLRIIQEALTNVRKHALARRAWVRFAHEDGVLVVSVRDDGQGFDPARVPPGAWPRFGLQTMRERAEAIGGVFTVRSAGGSGTEVVVRLPLSRGRVGDASPAGR